One genomic segment of Bacillota bacterium includes these proteins:
- a CDS encoding ATP-binding protein, with amino-acid sequence MVILCGSLTSMMTTHVLSYSSPLYGRRTAQIRLSLLKFTEILKSNSYKSFEQLVEVYSITGGVPKYFDFFDNDEPLMENIDREVLRKGSFLYEEPIFLLEKEVKELVSYFSIMRSIATGNHKLSQLAGIPELPSNTLSPYICNYLVNCQMK; translated from the coding sequence ATGGTTATCCTATGTGGTTCACTGACAAGTATGATGACAACTCATGTGCTGTCATATAGTAGTCCATTATATGGAAGGAGAACAGCACAAATTCGGTTGTCACTATTGAAGTTTACAGAAATATTGAAGAGTAATTCCTACAAATCCTTTGAACAGCTTGTAGAAGTATATTCCATAACCGGCGGGGTGCCAAAATACTTTGATTTCTTTGATAATGATGAACCATTGATGGAAAATATAGATAGGGAAGTGCTGCGTAAAGGAAGCTTTTTATACGAAGAGCCGATATTTCTTCTTGAAAAGGAAGTTAAAGAGTTGGTGAGCTACTTTTCAATCATGAGAAGTATAGCCACCGGCAATCACAAGTTATCTCAATTGGCAGGAATTCCAGAGCTGCCTTCAAATACCTTGAGTCCCTACATTTGTAACTATCTCGTAAACTGCCAGATGAAATGA